A region of Anguilla anguilla isolate fAngAng1 chromosome 18, fAngAng1.pri, whole genome shotgun sequence DNA encodes the following proteins:
- the ppm1ba gene encoding protein phosphatase 1B isoform X2, with amino-acid sequence MGAFLDKPKTEKHNAHGEGNGLRFGLSSMQGWRVEMEDAHTAVLGLPQGLDDWSFFAVYDGHAGSRVANYCSKHLLEHITASEDFRGGGKPEPTVEGVKSGVRAGFLKIDEYMRSFSDLRNGMDRSGSTAVAVLLSPEHLYFINCGDSRAVLYRSAHVCFSTLDHKPCNPREKERIQNAGGSVMIQRVNGSLAVSRALGDYDYKCVDGKGPTEQLVSPEPEVFEILRADEDEFLVLACDGIWDVMSNEELCEFVRSRLEVSGDLEKVCNEVVDTCLHKGSRDNMSVVLVCLPNAPKVSEEAVKKDLELDKYLESRVEEIIQKSGEDGVPDLVHVMRNLSTESIPNLPPGGGLASKHSVIEAVYSRLNPHREEDGNGGDLEDPW; translated from the exons ATGGGAGCGTTCCTGGACAAGCCGAAGACGGAGAAGCACAACGCCCACGGCGAGGGCAACGGGCTGCGCTTCGGGCTGAGCAGCATGCAGGGCTGGCgggtggagatggaggacgCGCACACGGCCGTGCTGGGCCTGCCGCAGGGCCTGGACGACTGGTCCTTCTTCGCCGTGTACGACGGGCACGCCGGCTCCCGCGTGGCCAACTACTGCTCCAAGCACCTGCTGGAGCACATCACGGCCAGCGAGGACTTCCGGGGCGGCGGCAAGCCCGAGCCCACGGTGGAGGGCGTGAAGAGCGGCGTCCGCGCCGGCTTCCTGAAGATCGACGAGTACATGCGCAGCTTCTCGGACCTGCGCAACGGCATGGACCGCAGCGGCTCCACGGCGGTGGCCGTGCTGCTGTCGCCCGAGCACCTGTACTTCATCAACTGCGGCGACTCGCGCGCCGTCCTGTACCGCAGCGCGCACGTCTGCTTCTCCACGCTGGACCACAAGCCCTGCAACCCGCGCGAGAAGGAGCGCATCCAGAACGCCGGCGGCAGCGTCATGATCCAGCGCGTCAACGGCTCGCTGGCCGTCTCCCGCGCCCTCGGCGACTACGACTACAAGTGCGTGGACGGCAAGGGCCCCACGGAGCAGCTGGTGTCCCCCGAGCCCGAGGTGTTCGAGATCCTGCGCGCCGACGAGGACGAGTTCCTGGTTCTGGCCTGCGACGGCATCTGGGACGTCATGAGCAACGAGGAGCTCTGCGAGTTCGTCCGCTCCCGGCTGGAGGTGTCGGGCGACCTGGAGAAGGTGTGCAACGAGGTGGTGGACACCTGCCTGCACAAG GGAAGTCGTGACAACATGAGCGTTGTGCTGGTGTGTTTACCTAACGCACCGAAGGTGTCGGAAGAGGCGGTGAAGAAAGACTTGGAGCTGGATAAGTACTTGGAGTCTAGAGTGGAGG AAATCATCCAGAAGTCTGGAGAAGATGGTGTCCCTGACCTGGTCCATGTAATGCGCAACCTTTCCACAGAGAGCATACCCAACCTGCCACCAGGGGGCGGCCTTGCCAGCAA GCACAGTGTAATCGAGGCGGTGTACAGCAGGCTCAATCCACACAGGGAAGAAGACGGG